The stretch of DNA GAGGGAATAAGACAAAGGGAAgctaagaaatatctaagagaaagctgctaccactgcattaaaagctctgtagctaactctttggccacattaatgtggaggtgatacttgAACAATGATATTCAGTCTTACAGCTATTTCCAAAGATTTTAAGAAGGTGTTGATAGGACAAGGATAAAAGCCAACAACTtgatctacacgtggagggttGAGATGAAGCAAATAAGGTAATATAGAGAAGAAAGACCCCAACTACAAAAAGGGGCGGAGAATCTGTAGAAAGACAAAAGGCAGTAGCACCAAGAACTGTAATTATAATCAAGTCCAAGAGAAATATATTCAAGAACTACTCTCCTCGGACTTTGTTGAGGAAGGATTCTTCGTATAAAacctattttctttgttttacttCAACCTTTAATCCATTGTGAGCATTGTCCAACTCgttaaaacctagttttcagtccactctctacaaattctttgaattgggctctttgggccgtaatccttttaccttttgggTCTAGGATCCAAAAACTGcccttacacacacacacacacacacacatatatatattcaagtgTAATTTTAATCATATGACCTATCTAATAGTCAtgaaatacttttttttcttttaataagaaggaaagaaattatACGAACCATATCGGAGGATAAAAGAAGGGCAATCTCTTACTTTGCTTGAATACATCATATCTAGCAATAAAGCTTCATGTACAAAAGAAAGGCAGTGAATGTATTCTCATATTTTATCTATTTCATCCTTACCCCTTTTAGCCAAAAGATCTACACACTCATTTGCTTCATGGTAAATGTGCTACAATTAAATTTATACATGTAGATGATTTAATGAGTCATATAATTTAATATACGTGGATGGTCttatagttttcttttctttttgcaaattataatttaatccttaaactttaacaatgattttaatattttattgagaGAACATGATTGAAATTGATGGGGTTCATTCcataataattattctttattattaaactaatatatcaattggtttatttttttgtgtagaCATGATTTGTacataaatttcttattcaagaATATAAAACTTTATCAACTGAACTGACTGGAACTCATTcgataatttcaaatttaatcctataaattactaatataATTTGTTACAAACTTACAATGTTCGCTTCCTAGTGGCATTCACAATAGTACCATCATGGTGAGAATATGCCACTTCATACATCTCACCTCTCTCTAGTTGCATGCCTTTCTTTTTTGCCTACAACATGGTTAGTACATTTGACATATTAAAGCGAGGGTGTCGATTCGATGGCGTCAAATCACATTTATTCCTACTTTAGAAtgcaaaataatataaactttgttattttaagcatgttattaatatatatatatatatatataatattgttctTACAATGTTATCCGTCGTTTGGGCCATGCTTATGGATCCCAGCGTATGCAGCTCCGTCTGCTTCCGACGTCGCTCTTTGTTATCTTTCAACAACTCctacaaaaatttcaagaaagtCACTACcaattgcataatttttttttttttaaaatttgtaattgaaaatattcataaaattctCAAACGGAAATTCATTTTGAGTATAATTTTGATTGACTGCCTACCTTCAAATCTCCCTTAAGAACTCCTAAGTGACAATTGTCTTGGAGTTATAACTTTGATTATTGCCATACATCCACTTAGAAATTAGTTTCCTTTTAGCAAAATAAGACAATTGGGTTTATTTGAATTTGAGAAATAAGTAGAAGAGAGGGGAAGGAAGGATGGAGAGACATAAAATATTGTGATTTGTAAGGCATAGTAATTGATTGATACTAGGGAAGTTTGCTTTTATGTACTAGTTGAAGAGTGGTCTCACTTTTACTAAGCAGTTTTTTGGTTGTTAATTATGAGTGACTTTATGAGTGAATTGAATAAGTTGGATAGGGCAACATGAGAGTGCCCACTTGAAGGAAATAAGTTTGAAAGATGTAGCTTATTTAATTGAACTTATTTAAGGGTTCTACTAATATAGAATGTGATATCTAAAACATGTTTCTCATATAACTTAATGTATTGCTTGGGTCTTTTTAGGAGAGTTAGAGTTAAGGTTTGAACATTTTCTCTACACTTTTTACCACACTAGTCTAAGTACCTTACTGTAATTCAAGGCTGTTTTTGGTGCCAAACCTACTCATTATTTGGTCTGGACTGTGTGGTAAAAAGACTTATTTTACTTTGTGGGGAGCCACTCTAGCTTGCCTTTTATGGACCATTTGGAGGGAAATAAATTTGAGAGTTTTTGAAGGAACAGAATGTTCGAATGCTTAactaaaatctcaaattttgagtgTGTTATAATTGCTAATGTGGCACTTGGTAGTAATACTAGTGATATTGTGTCATTCAGCTACTAACTCTGTTGTTTAGTACATTAATCCTTTTTGTGTTTCTTAATTTGTaggatggtgatggtgatggtgatttTGCAGTGGATATCTAGTCTCCCGATGCTCAACACTTATCATTTAATGATACACAATAGGCGATACTTTGGGCACTTATTTTGGAGTAGTTACTTTgacattttgatatttataataaagtttcaaattttgatatatatatatatatatatatatatatggtgaaaactacattttcgtccctacattttcacgcgattccactttggtccctaactttttttttccaccgcTTTTAGTCTCTATCCTGGAAAACGCGTTTCATTTTTGTCCCTGTCGTTACATCAGAGACGGAAATTGCATTGATGGCAAACGGAGTGCACCGTTGGTACACTTAAAGCTGATgtggccattaaaaaaaaaaaattatttggcattaaaaaatgccacattagcacccaaatttaaaaaactaaaattaaaaacataattaaaaaccaaaaactacGTGAATCAAGATCTAAGATCTAAGTGTACCAAGTTTTGTACAGGTGCTAAGTTCACGAGCAAGGTAGGAATTAACTATGGTCAATTGAGAAACAATCTACCATCACCATTAAAGTCAGTGGAGCTTATCAAATCTCTCAAAGCCAAGCTTGTGAAAATCTAcgacacaaacccaaaaatccttAACTCCCTTAAACACACAAACATCAAAGTCTCAATCATGTTACCCAACGAACTCATCTCCAACATCTCCTCCAACCAAACCTTGTCCAATCTTTGGGTCCGATCCAATGTCCAACCCTTTTACCCACACACCAAGATCCAATACCTCCTCATCAGCAACGAAATCATCAGCTCCACCATCCCTGAAACCCagatgtttctcaaaaaaaaaaaaaaaaatccagatttaaatacaagaacaatattttccttttcagtCTTTCATCCTCTCCTTTTCATTAAAACCCCATGGTTGAAGATCCATGGCCAAAACCCAACTTGACCGAGATAtgatcttctctctctctaaacctagATGGTCATTGTGGTTTGATCTGACTAGCTCATgattgtgttttggtgtattttaTTGATGAGGATTGGCTTTGagttttggtattttgtttttgatctgaccgtgttttgggttttgttagttGATTGTGTTAGAGTATTTGAGTTTGATCATggttttgtatatgtttttacttgtttggatgctaagaaaatgcaagaaaagagaagaaaatcttgaatttcttattttttgggcaACCATGTTCTtgggggaagaacatgaagaacaattattatttaaataattaaataataactaaaattttattttattttaaaataaaataaaatattttttaattctgccATTTGCCACCTGTGCAATTTTtgtttctgatgtaacggtaGGGACAAAAATGAGACGCTTTTTCCAAAATAGGAACTAGAAGcggtggaaaaaaaagttagggatcAAAGTGGGAATCacgtgaaaatgtagggatgaAAATGTGGTTTTCACCTATTTATATAGACACATCATAGTTGGAAACTTTATTATAACATTCTAGACAATTAGAATGTATTCTTTTGTCCAGGACATTCTATATAGTTAGAATGTATTCTTTTGTATAAGACATTCTACATAATTGTGTAGAATGTATTATTTTGTTCATAACATTCTAGACACTTGGGATGTATTATTTTGTGTATAACATTCTAGACATTTGGGATGTAATTATTGATATGatgtaattaaatatatttagtttctTTATTTAATGTGGTATTGTATTTGTTATTGGAAAATATGAATTGTGGTTCATTATAGTTGCTATAAAATAGGtattggaaaatatgtattGTAGATACATTACAGGtgctaaagaaatttaaaaaaaaaaaaaaaaaaaaaaaaagacctattCCGGCGCTTTGAAAACTGTTGGAATAGGGTATGGGCATATgccctataccagcgcttttgaaagcgctggcaTAGGCAAAACCTATTCTGGTAGTTTAAAAGTGCTGGTATAAgtcttttaaattatatttattcaaGACCTATATCAGCACTTTTGAAAACGCTAGCATAGGTATTGCCTAtgccagcgctttcaaaagtgCTGATATAggcatttttaattatattcattgcagacctataccagcgcttttgaGAACGCTGGAATAGATACTGCCTATGCCAATGCTTTCAAAAGCGTTGGTATAGGTTATATTCATATTTCCGTGAGGATTGTCccaacacaaataaaaacaccagaatAGGGTTTGAAAGCGCTGAGACCTATCCCGGTGCTTTtgaaaagcgctggtataggttTGACAACGCTATACCGATTGTCATTGCGCGGCGGTTTGAAGTGCCGGGAAAAAAAACGCCAGGATAGGAATTTTgaccctattccagcgctttctGGGGTTATCCCAGCAGTTTTGCAAACGCTGGGATAGCcccatttttttgtagtgtgtcTTGGGCAACTAGtttaagatatttatttattttttattaaaaaataaactattttacccattttttaaattttaattggtcttgtaattatttgtttaaatacttttttttgtccttactttgtatttttgggaaattaatCTGAACTAAACAGTTAggttagttttaaaaatattgtaatgtGAGTGTTCATGTGATAACTCAGTATAGTCTAGCAATAATGACATCATTTTGTGGTGCACTATGTTTATATTTGATTCGAatctctcctcctcctcccttactatctatctatctatttatCTCTTTTAGGAAAACTCtatctatctatttatttatcaaaaggaaaaaaaataagtaatagttttttttgagaataaaaataagtaatagTTGGCCCAGTAATAATGACATTCTTTGCAATGCATCATGTTTATGGTATAAATATATCATTCCCTCTTCAACTACCTacctatcatatatatatacacacacacacaataatttttattattatttatatatagatatcaATAATTATCACTTAATTAAATACcttaatcttttatttaattaagctTCAGCAGAAAATACTACAATATATTCCAATGGCAGATGTTGGAAAGAACTGAACCCAAGTTCATTATCATTTAATATGCTAACTACAAAACTTACAGGATTTAGTGCTCACCGCTCATTGAGTACCGTTTAACCAATATATTAATGTTTCCCTAAAGTCAATACATTTGACCTAAAATTTCTCTACTATTGTACATGTAATATCAATTCATTCAACTATTCTTCTACGCCGCTTGTTATAAGAAAAACTATCttcaatatattaaatttaaattctaatatgtgccaaaaaaaaaaattttaattctaataaaaaaactaaatatataatCTTTCCCCTTGCTAAATTGCACCTCCATACAGCTACAAAGATGGAGaatgtattatatttttgttcttacaataaatgagagaaagaaaatttacaattgaaaCTACTTAATCACTATTGGGCTATGTGAagtttagttgtgtttgatttggaaTATGACCTAACTTGATATAAAAATGCTACAATTTTTAATGTGACTTTTTTTGAGGTTTAGTCCATAAATTGGAGGCTTGAGACATTAGGCCCAAGCTAGAGCACTCAAATTTTTTGCCAGTGTGTTAGCCCATTGTGAATTTTTTATGCAAGAGTGAAATACCATGGTTTTTAGATTAGGGTTTGGAGGGGTTGTTTTGAGAGGGAAAAATTGTAATGCcatatcttatattttttccCTGTGAATAGTGAAATTATTGCAACTCTGCGGACATAGATAAATTgtcgaaccacgtaaatattattttgtatgattattttctttgtcacatatttttctctatttttacatCTCACATATCTACTAATTTTGTGAATATTTGACACTTATTTTCTTTAAAGTTTCTCCTAAACTACAACCACATATTGTGCCAATTGTTACGTGGAATATCGTTGTTGAACATTCCATTTGGTTTCTTTACAAATGTGCATATTCAGTAAAAAAAGTGTCGGCGAGAGCTTTACATAGAGTTCCAAACATAAAaagatcaaacccaaaaagaaaaagaaaaaagggggatTTTTTCtatagagaacaaaagagaaGAGGCCTTTAGCCATATTGTGAACGACAACGGCAAGATGCCAATAATGCAATGGAAGAGAGAAACAAGCATAAACCCCAAATCAAGGTTGTTAAACCCGGACCGGACCGTCCGGTTCGACCGTAAAACCCGGGAACCGTTCATATTCACGGTCCGTTTAAGGTAAGGAACCGTTCTATGCGAAAAAAGCATGAACCCGTCTGAACCGCGGTCCGACCGTCCGGTTCTGTGAACCGTGAGCGGTTCAAACGGGTTGAACGGGTGCAGTACTTCTGCCTTAAAACGACGTCGTTtcagccctttttttttttttttttttttttccttcctagTTCCTATACGGCGTCGTTCAacagttattattttttaaccctCTCCAGTCTCCAGAACACTCCGAAACCCTCACATTGAGATCGCACGAAACCTCACTTCTCTCATTCACCCTCTCGTCTCTGCCTCTATCCCTTGTCGCCGCCGTTCCTCCCTTGCTCCACCGCCGTTCCACCATAAATCCTGCCGCCGTTCTTCCCTTGCTCCACCGCCGTTCCACCCTTCTTTTGGCTCAGCCCAGATCGCCCTAAATCTAAAATCCTACCGCCGTTCCACCGTCGTTCTTGCTCAGCCCAGATCGCCGTCGTTCCACCTTTGTTCGATCACTCTCTCGCCGTCGCAGTTCAGCCCAGATCGCAGTCAGCCCAGATCGCAGCTCAGTCACTCTCTCGCCGTCGCAGTTCAGCCCAGATCGCAGctcatctctgcctctctcccTCGTCGCCGTCGCAGCTCACTCTGTGTCTCGTCGccgtcgccgtcgccgtcgTTTGGTACTTTATTACCCCTaatctgttttttctttgttaatttttgcaAGTTGATTGTTGATGATTTGGGTCAATTGAAAATCTGGATGatgattgttgatttttttttgctgaaagcaTTGTTGAGTTGAATGCattgttgattgttgatttttttttgttgaaagcaTTGTTGAGCTGAAAGCattgttgattgttgatttttttttgctgattCACTTGTGATTAGAATATGGGAACAGCTAAGCTAATGCTAATGCTAATGCTGTTTCTAGAAAAATTTTGGAGTTGGGTATTGTTAAAGAGTTTGGAGAACTTAGTCTATCAAAGGATTTTGATGCTGGGTTTTGAGTTGAATGTATTTGTGGGTAGTTCTTTTATAAGATTATATATGCAGCAGTGGTTGCAACAATAATGCATGAtgtgtgtttgataaaatgcctcgaAAAGATTATATGATGTGGAATATTTTGCTAAATGGTTTACTTATTGTAGTAATTCTCTAGAACTTATATGTGGACTAAGTTAATGGGTTTATATCCCACATTTGGTTGATCGGGGAATttgagagctagagagagacTTAAAGTTTGGattctcatttcattttattttgtgcttGGTACAACAATTTGGCTTAGTTTATGATTCTCTCTATATTAGCACCTATAGATCAATTTGTGATTCTTTGACTCTATGACTTGGTGTATGTTAGTTTGTTAATTTAACTTTGTGTATGAAGTTGTGATTCTTTGACTATTtgtatttcaaaaattgatggGTCTATGCGTGTTTGattggttgtttagttttttagattaaaatggAAACAGAGACCGGGTCTACTCCATCACATGAAGCTGATTCCAATGTAATGGAGTCTAGCTCTAGAGTAAGGGAAAAGGTTGATCCGGCTTGGGAACATTTTAGCCTTGGGACGGATGAGAAGGGACGAAATACTTTCACATGTATGTATTGTAGGCAAACATATAAAGGTGGGGGTATTAATAGGATGAAAAAACACCTTGCGGGGATAAAAGGTGATATTGGATCATGTAAAAAGGTTTCTCATGATGTGAGATACCAAATGTTAGAATATGTGAAGGAGTTTGAGTTGAAGAAAAAAGCTGAAAAACAACGTCAAGTAGAAATGTTTAGTGTGCCTTCCACAAATAGTGATAtacaagaagatgaagatgttcAAGAGGTGTATAGTAGTGGGTTgcctaaaaaacttgttttaggTAAAAGAAAGGGTACAAATCTGGGGGATAATTATTTTGCTCCAAGAACTACTCCAGGAGCTCAACCTGGTCTTAAAAGTGTGTTTCAAAGTAAAGAAAGGGTGAGGCAAGCTGATATGGCTATTGCAAGGTTCTTGTATGACAATTGCATACCTTTTAATGTAGTCAATTCAGTGTACTACCAAAAGATGATTGATGCTGTAGCTGCTGCTGGTCCTGGCTACAAAGCTCCATCTTATCATGCTGTACGGGTCTCTTTGTTGAGGGATCAAAAGAAAGAGGTACAGTTGTTGGTTGAGTCACAACGTAGGCATTGGGCAGAAGTTGGATGTACACTTATGGCTGATGGTTGGACGGATACTAGACATAGGTCATTGATTAATTTCCTTGTCTATTGTCCTAGGGGAATGGTATTTGTAAAATCAGTTGATGCCTCTGATATTGTGAAGAGTACTAGAAACTtatataaattgtttgatgaaGTAGTTACATGGGTTGGTCCAAAAAACATAGTTCACATGGTTACCGACAATGCTTCCAATTATGTATCTGCTGGTAAATTGTTGTGTGAAAAGTATAAGACCATTAGTTGGTCTCCTTGCGCAGCACATTGCCTGAATCTTGTGTTGCAGGATATGGGAGAAATGCCTCATGTGGAGAGACTTAAAAAACGTGCATCCAAAGTtacagtttttatttataatcatgTAGCTTTGATTGCTTGGTTGAGGAAGAGACCTGGTTGGACAGATATTGTACGTGTAGGAGCAACAAGATTTGCTActacttttctttcatttggAAGTCTTCATGTGCATAAGCATGACTTGCAAGCCTTAGTGACTAGCAAGTTTTTTGTGGACAATAGATTGGCAAGAGAGTCAAAGGCAAAAGAAGTAGTTTCTATCATTTTAGATAATACTTTTTGGGATGATATTAATGTTCTTGTCAAGATTTCATCGCCGCTCATTCGTTTGTTACGGATTGTTGATTCTGATCAAAGGCCTGCAATAGGATATGTGTATGAGGGCATGCATAGAGCACGGTTGGGAATCAAGAAGATCTTCCGAATGAAGAAGCACTTGTACAAGCCATACacttcaattataaaaattcgTTGGGACAAACATTTGCGTAAAGATCTTCATGCTGCTGCATATTGGTTAAATCCTGCTTTTCAGTATGATGAGGAGAATTTTTGCCGGAAACCAGCAGTACATATGGCTGTTTTGGACTATATTGGGACAAAATATGATGGTGACAAAGAGAAGGTTATTAAGGAAACCCAATATTTTCGAGACCGCATTGGGAGCTTTGATAGAGAGCTTGCATTGTCAACAAGCACAACCACTCATCCAGGTGAAGTAATCAGTTTACTTTAATACCATATGTTTACTAAAGGATATAGTGTGCATTCAAGTAATTAGTGTTGCATTCAAGTAATGTAGTTGGGAATTTAATTACTTTAATACTATATGTTGAGAATCTAGTCTTGGACTATATGTTTATGttaattaatattagattatgtTGTGTTATGAAAATTAGATGAATGGTGGAAGTTGTGGGGTGCTGATGCTCCAAACTTGCAAAAATTGGCAATTAGAATCCTTAGCCAAACTTCCGCTTCTTCTGGATGTGAGCGTTGTTGGAGTTTATTTGACCAAATACACTCTAAGAGAAGAAATAGATTGGAGCATCAAAGGCTCAATGATCTTGTGTTTGTTCATCATAACTTGCGATTGAAACATAGGTAACTAAATGCTATATCTTatcattatattaatttttaaaaagtcatttatataatgtaattgttagttactaattatgttcaaattccaataatgagcatgacattttatgatgcaggctttacaacaaaaagtttaattttgaccCCATTGATTATGCAAGTATCGACAAAAccgatttttgggtatttgtggaAGAGGAGGACCCATATCTTAATTATGAAGAGTTGGAGAATGCAATTTATGAAGAGGGTGCATATCCAGCAAGTGAAGGGCCTTCTTCTAATATGGAAGGTTAgtttatatgcaaaaaaatataataacttatattgatttttcttttatttttttaagtttgtgcaaacattattatgatttttctttttattttgttcaaccTTGTGTATAGAATCT from Quercus lobata isolate SW786 unplaced genomic scaffold, ValleyOak3.0 Primary Assembly Scq3eQI_205, whole genome shotgun sequence encodes:
- the LOC115973040 gene encoding uncharacterized protein LOC115973040, whose amino-acid sequence is MESSSRVREKVDPAWEHFSLGTDEKGRNTFTCMYCRQTYKGGGINRMKKHLAGIKGDIGSCKKVSHDVRYQMLEYVKEFELKKKAEKQRQVEMFSVPSTNSDIQEDEDVQEVYSSGLPKKLVLGKRKGTNLGDNYFAPRTTPGAQPGLKSVFQSKERVRQADMAIARFLYDNCIPFNVVNSVYYQKMIDAVAAAGPGYKAPSYHAVRVSLLRDQKKEVQLLVESQRRHWAEVGCTLMADGWTDTRHRSLINFLVYCPRGMVFVKSVDASDIVKSTRNLYKLFDEVVTWVGPKNIVHMVTDNASNYVSAGKLLCEKYKTISWSPCAAHCLNLVLQDMGEMPHVERLKKRASKVTVFIYNHVALIAWLRKRPGWTDIVRVGATRFATTFLSFGSLHVHKHDLQALVTSKFFVDNRLARESKAKEVVSIILDNTFWDDINVLVKISSPLIRLLRIVDSDQRPAIGYVYEGMHRARLGIKKIFRMKKHLYKPYTSIIKIRWDKHLRKDLHAAAYWLNPAFQYDEENFCRKPAVHMAVLDYIGTKYDGDKEKVIKETQYFRDRIGSFDRELALSTSTTTHPDEWWKLWGADAPNLQKLAIRILSQTSASSGCERCWSLFDQIHSKRRNRLEHQRLNDLVFVHHNLRLKHRLYNKKFNFDPIDYASIDKTDFWVFVEEEDPYLNYEELENAIYEEGAYPASEGPSSNMEESVDDSSEVEGIDLGTFGQPVGPPPGFPGNDDEHDDLDIDDL